The proteins below come from a single Rosa rugosa chromosome 2, drRosRugo1.1, whole genome shotgun sequence genomic window:
- the LOC133732461 gene encoding protein SOSEKI 5, with the protein MAVTSRGRPAFTHLQIPNKWRDSETSPDPTHEPNPKLAMTPTPATTADRKVPVVYYLSRNGQLEHPHFMEVPLSSPRGLFLRDVINRLNLLRGKAMATMYSWSAKRGYKTGFVWHDLSENDFIHPSHGNEYVLKGSELLDPPVSPVALQSASSRSLRPPPEVHDSGVGYDSPVIVRRRNQSWSSIDLNEYKVYKTESVGEAVAADASTQTEDKRHRRRVVREERGDEVREEKGQSQQEMSSGQRTELGRDDISPPPSDSSPETLESLMKADGRLVLQANGAAMEENQNPTPEVVPGGKMKASSVLMQLLSCGSISFRDCGSTAVRDQRFSLIGQYRARLPRGAGNQAVAERAISNFPGVKLEEKEYFSGSLIETKKEVIPALKRSCSYNADRSTQMQLEETEKDGVRTKCIPRKPKSMLANKKETNFINNGSSNGQEGGSKRLEA; encoded by the exons ATGGCTGTCACTTCCAGAGGACGACCAGCCTTTACCCACCTCCAAATCCCCAATAAATGGCGCGACTCTGAAACCAGCCCTGACCCGACCCACGAGCCCAACCCCAAACTCGCCATGACTCCCACTCCTGCTACAACTGCAGACAGAAAAGTCCCTGTTGTCTACTATCTCTCCAGAAACGGCCAGCTCGAGCACCCCCATTTCATGGAggtccctctctcttctccccgcGGCCTCTTCCTCCGAG ATGTGATTAACCGGCTCAACTTGCTCCGAGGCAAAGCCATGGCCACCATGTACTCCTGGTCTGCAAAACG GGGATACAAAACCGGGTTTGTTTGGCACGACTTGTCGGAGAACGACTTCATACACCCGTCGCACGGCAATGAGTACGTTTTGAAAGGCTCGGAGCTTCTCGACCCGCCGGTGAGCCCGGTGGCGCTGCAATCGGCGTCGTCGAGGTCGCTTCGTCCGCCGCCGGAGGTGCATGATTCCGGCGTAGGTTACGACTCGCCGGTGATCGTGCGCCGGCGGAACCAGTCGTGGAGCTCCATCGACCTCAACGAGTACAAAGTCTACAAGACCGAGTCGGTCGGGGAGGCGGTGGCGGCAGACGCGTCGACGCAGACGGAGGACAAGCGGCACCGACGACGCGTCGTTCGAGAGGAACGGGGGGACGAGGTGCGAGAAGAGAAAGGTCAGAGTCAACAGGAGATGAGTAGCGGTCAAAGAACGGAGCTGGGCAGGGACGACATTTCGCCTCCGCCGTCGGATTCGAGCCCCGAAACGCTCGAGTCGTTGATGAAAGCCGACGGACGGCTAGTGCTTCAGGCGAACGGAGCGGCGATGGAGGAGAATCAGAATCCGACGCCTGAGGTTGTGCCAGGTGGCAAAATGAAAGCGTCGTCGGTGCTCATGCAGTTGCTATCGTGCGGGTCGATTTCGTTCAGGGACTGTGGGTCCACGGCGGTGAGGGACCAGCGGTTCTCGTTGATTGGGCAGTACAGAGCTAGGCTGCCCCGCGGAGCAGGGAATCAGGCTGTGGCCGAGAGGGCAATTTCGAATTTTCCGGGGGTGAAATTGGAAGAGAAGGAGTATTTTAGCGGGAGCTTGATCGAGACCAAAAAAGAGGTCATTCCAGCTCTTAAAAGGTCTTGTTCTTACAATGCAGATCG GAGCACCCAGATGCAACTGGAGGAGACAGAGAAGGATGGAGTGAGAACAAAATGCATACCTAGAAAGCCAAAGTCAATGTTGGCCAACAAGAAAGAAACCAACTTCATCAATAATGGTAGTAGTAATGGGCAAGAAGGAGGGAGCAAAAGACTTGAAGCATAG